One window of Nocardia nova SH22a genomic DNA carries:
- a CDS encoding aminotransferase class I/II-fold pyridoxal phosphate-dependent enzyme → MSESARDLARKLLAGTGSEASSPAAATAVAERKPAPARPRRGPGRQFADHPEVAAMVQKRAAIAAVHEHSGTPNPMFLVRESPNDTVIRWQGRDLVNFSAYNYLGLGNHPKVVQAAKDALDTYGASASASRIVAGEIPIYAELEQRLAGMYDVGDAMVTTSGYLTNAGVIGFLLGAADVAICDSLIHGSVISGVQWSGARRLSFRHNDPESLRSVLQNSRGSFDRALVVIEGHYSMDGTVGRVDEIAAIAREFDCAVMVDEAHSLGVFGARGHGIREHYGMTGESVDIWMGTLSKALGSCGGFIAADADLIAAMKAGAPGVAMLTGGPAPSTIGAALAALDILDAEPERLHRLWSNAARFRTLLTERDLDLGISEATPIVPVIVPGELRAGYVATTLLQRGFYAGAISSPAVPAGQERLRFFLTSEHEPAQLEAVADLLKESVTAAAQLPDLGVTG, encoded by the coding sequence ATGAGCGAGTCGGCACGCGATCTCGCACGGAAACTATTGGCGGGCACCGGTTCCGAGGCGAGCTCCCCGGCGGCCGCTACTGCGGTCGCGGAACGCAAGCCCGCTCCGGCCCGCCCGCGTCGCGGACCCGGCCGTCAGTTCGCCGATCATCCCGAGGTCGCGGCGATGGTCCAGAAGCGCGCGGCGATCGCGGCGGTGCACGAGCACAGCGGGACGCCGAATCCGATGTTCCTGGTGCGGGAGAGCCCCAACGACACCGTGATCCGCTGGCAGGGCCGCGATCTGGTGAACTTCAGCGCCTACAACTATCTCGGCCTGGGCAACCATCCGAAGGTGGTGCAGGCGGCGAAGGACGCCCTGGACACCTACGGTGCGTCGGCCTCGGCCAGCCGCATCGTCGCCGGGGAGATTCCGATCTACGCCGAACTCGAACAGCGGCTGGCCGGGATGTACGACGTCGGCGATGCGATGGTCACGACCAGTGGCTATCTCACCAACGCCGGGGTGATCGGATTCCTGCTGGGCGCCGCCGATGTCGCGATCTGCGATTCGCTCATCCACGGCAGTGTGATCTCGGGTGTGCAGTGGTCGGGTGCGCGACGGCTGAGCTTCCGGCACAACGATCCGGAGTCCCTGCGCTCGGTGCTGCAGAACTCGCGGGGGAGCTTCGATCGCGCGCTGGTCGTGATCGAGGGCCACTACAGCATGGACGGCACCGTCGGCCGGGTGGACGAGATAGCCGCCATCGCAAGGGAATTCGACTGCGCGGTGATGGTGGACGAGGCGCATTCACTGGGTGTGTTCGGCGCTCGGGGCCACGGCATCCGCGAGCACTACGGGATGACCGGTGAGTCGGTAGACATCTGGATGGGGACGCTGTCGAAGGCGCTGGGCAGCTGCGGTGGGTTCATCGCGGCCGACGCCGACCTGATCGCCGCGATGAAGGCCGGTGCGCCCGGCGTGGCGATGCTGACCGGCGGGCCCGCCCCTTCGACAATCGGCGCCGCCTTGGCAGCACTCGACATCCTCGACGCCGAACCCGAGCGCCTGCATCGGCTGTGGTCCAACGCCGCCCGGTTCCGCACCCTTCTCACCGAGCGGGATCTCGACCTGGGAATCTCCGAGGCCACGCCGATCGTCCCGGTCATCGTTCCCGGTGAACTCCGCGCGGGCTACGTCGCCACGACGTTGCTCCAGCGGGGCTTCTACGCGGGCGCGATCTCCTCCCCAGCGGTCCCGGCGGGCCAGGAGCGGCTGCGCTTCTTCCTGACCTCCGAACACGAACCGGCCCAGCTCGAGGCGGTAGCGGATCTACTGAAGGAGTCCGTGACCGCCGCCGCGCAACTGCCGGATCTCGGCGTCACCGGCTGA
- a CDS encoding LLM class F420-dependent oxidoreductase: MELRIFTEPQQGASYDDLLRVAKVTEDAGFDAFFRSDHYLKMGDVSGLPGPTDAWITLAGLARETSRIRLGTLVTAATFRHPSVLAISVAQVDQMSGGRIELGLGAGWFSDEHRAYGIDLPEIGERFDRYAEQLAIVTGLWQTPLGETFDFTGKHYVLQGSPALPKPVQQPGPPVIIGGAGKKRTPELAARYAAEFNLPFTPAEAAAAQFDRVAAAARDIGRDPAEIVRSAAQVLCVGRDEAEIARRAEAIGREVDELRSNGLAGTPSEVADKIARYRETTGITRLYLQVLDLSDLDHLELVAAEVAPQLG; this comes from the coding sequence GTGGAACTACGAATCTTCACCGAGCCCCAGCAGGGGGCCTCCTACGATGATCTGCTGCGGGTTGCGAAGGTGACCGAGGATGCGGGGTTCGACGCGTTCTTCCGGTCGGATCACTATCTGAAGATGGGTGATGTGTCGGGTCTGCCGGGCCCGACCGACGCCTGGATCACGCTGGCCGGTCTGGCCCGCGAGACCTCGCGGATCCGGCTGGGCACGCTGGTCACCGCCGCCACCTTCCGGCATCCGTCGGTGCTGGCCATCTCGGTGGCCCAGGTCGATCAGATGTCCGGTGGGCGAATCGAACTCGGGCTGGGCGCCGGATGGTTCTCCGACGAGCATCGCGCCTACGGTATCGACCTGCCGGAGATCGGCGAGCGATTCGACCGGTATGCCGAACAGCTGGCGATCGTCACCGGCCTGTGGCAGACCCCGCTCGGCGAGACCTTCGACTTCACCGGCAAACACTATGTGCTGCAAGGAAGTCCGGCGCTGCCCAAGCCGGTGCAGCAGCCCGGACCGCCGGTGATCATCGGCGGCGCCGGTAAGAAGCGCACGCCGGAACTGGCCGCGCGCTATGCCGCCGAATTCAATCTGCCCTTCACGCCCGCGGAAGCCGCTGCGGCGCAATTCGATCGGGTCGCCGCCGCGGCCCGCGACATCGGCCGCGATCCGGCGGAAATCGTGCGCTCGGCCGCGCAGGTGCTGTGTGTGGGCCGCGACGAGGCCGAGATCGCCCGCCGTGCCGAGGCGATCGGTCGCGAGGTCGACGAACTGCGCAGCAACGGTCTGGCGGGTACGCCGTCCGAGGTCGCCGACAAGATCGCCCGCTATCGCGAGACCACCGGGATCACCCGGCTCTACCTGCAGGTTCTGGATCTGTCGGATCTCGATCACCTGGAACTGGTCGCCGCGGAGGTCGCCCCGCAACTCGGCTGA
- a CDS encoding MMPL family transporter has protein sequence MSVYLFRWGRFAFRHKWIVLPVWLVLFVIIAGLGAQLKKPMNDDFTIPNLPSERATEIMDKHFPGTSEAFSFEAVTGTYVIAAAPGQKLTDESQRAQIDGMVAKLNGLNIVDHTTALVDPVTATEQMGCLGGDRTAPEFSSRCSAAPLNVLNKEQPDTVAVLTVPFTIAKFADITDSDRKAAFAVGDDARAAGLQVEMSGSLAMEQQQPSGQAEMIGMGVALVVMVVAFGAIVAAFVPIITAIVGLGLATSVIFLGTSFMSVPSFTTFLASMIGIALSIDYALFIVSRYKHELAVQSSPERAAGTALGTAGSAVVFAGATVIIALVALAIVNIRFLTFMGLGGAIAAAFAVLTAITLMPALLGAFGRFLFKPKIPLIAQHDPEDDSMVTNGMRVARVIGRMPVLTLILSIVILGLLAAPALDLNLGLPGEDSQPKTTTIRKAYDLRTEGFGAGSNGKLEIVADLSDVPADRKQAALTALHDELAAYPGMDYVTQPQLSQDGGGALMTAVPTTGPNDQATKDLVRDARDAESTLHDQYGIEYGITGTTAIYADVDHALLSKILPYLAIVAGAAFLLLIAVFRSVLVPFTAALGFLLSMAATFGATVLIFQKGALGLISEPRPIVSFLPIMLIGLVFGLAMDYQVFLVTRMREEYVHGKDPKEAMISGYHHGARVVTSAAIIMISVFGSFLLESDATAKSMGFALAAGVLFDAFLVRMVLIPSLLVLMGRSAWWIPRWLSKIVPDIDVEGARLRDLEVDDPDEPKDPVRVS, from the coding sequence GTGTCCGTCTATCTGTTTCGGTGGGGAAGATTCGCCTTTCGGCACAAGTGGATCGTGCTGCCGGTCTGGCTGGTGCTGTTCGTGATCATCGCCGGTCTGGGCGCACAGCTGAAGAAGCCGATGAACGACGATTTCACCATTCCGAATCTGCCCTCGGAACGTGCCACCGAGATCATGGACAAACACTTTCCGGGTACGTCGGAGGCATTCAGTTTCGAGGCCGTCACCGGCACGTATGTCATCGCGGCGGCGCCCGGTCAGAAACTCACCGACGAATCCCAGCGCGCGCAGATCGACGGTATGGTCGCGAAATTGAACGGCCTGAACATCGTCGACCACACCACTGCGCTGGTCGATCCGGTCACCGCCACCGAGCAGATGGGCTGCCTCGGCGGGGACCGCACCGCACCGGAATTCAGCTCCCGGTGTAGTGCCGCGCCGCTGAATGTGCTGAACAAGGAACAGCCGGATACGGTTGCGGTACTGACGGTTCCGTTCACGATCGCGAAATTCGCCGATATCACCGACAGCGATCGGAAGGCCGCCTTCGCGGTCGGCGACGATGCTCGCGCCGCCGGTCTGCAGGTCGAGATGAGCGGTTCGCTGGCAATGGAACAGCAACAGCCCAGCGGGCAGGCCGAGATGATCGGTATGGGCGTGGCGCTGGTGGTGATGGTCGTGGCGTTCGGCGCGATCGTGGCGGCCTTCGTGCCGATCATCACCGCGATCGTCGGACTCGGACTGGCCACCTCCGTGATCTTCCTGGGCACCTCGTTCATGTCGGTGCCCAGTTTCACGACCTTCCTGGCCTCGATGATCGGTATCGCGCTGTCGATCGACTATGCGCTGTTCATCGTCTCGCGCTACAAACACGAACTGGCGGTGCAGAGTTCACCGGAACGAGCCGCCGGAACCGCCCTGGGGACCGCCGGGTCCGCGGTGGTGTTCGCGGGGGCGACGGTGATCATCGCGCTGGTCGCGCTCGCGATCGTCAATATCCGCTTCCTGACCTTCATGGGTCTCGGCGGGGCCATCGCGGCCGCCTTCGCGGTGCTCACCGCCATCACGCTGATGCCCGCGCTGCTGGGCGCGTTCGGCAGATTCCTGTTCAAACCGAAGATTCCGCTGATCGCCCAGCACGATCCCGAAGACGACTCCATGGTCACCAACGGCATGCGGGTCGCGCGGGTGATCGGCCGGATGCCCGTGCTGACGTTGATCCTGAGCATCGTGATCCTCGGCCTGCTGGCCGCACCGGCGCTAGATCTGAATCTGGGCCTGCCGGGTGAGGACAGCCAGCCCAAGACCACCACCATCCGCAAGGCCTACGACCTGCGCACCGAGGGTTTCGGCGCGGGCAGCAACGGCAAGCTGGAGATCGTCGCGGATCTGTCCGATGTGCCCGCCGATCGCAAACAGGCCGCCCTCACCGCACTGCACGACGAACTGGCCGCCTATCCCGGTATGGACTATGTGACCCAGCCGCAGCTGAGCCAGGACGGCGGGGGTGCGCTGATGACCGCGGTGCCCACCACCGGTCCCAATGATCAGGCCACCAAGGATCTGGTGCGCGATGCCCGCGACGCCGAATCGACACTGCACGATCAATACGGCATCGAATACGGAATCACCGGCACCACAGCCATTTACGCCGATGTGGACCATGCGCTGCTGAGCAAGATCCTGCCCTACCTGGCGATCGTGGCGGGCGCGGCGTTCCTGTTGCTGATCGCGGTGTTCCGTTCGGTGCTCGTACCGTTCACCGCCGCACTGGGATTCCTGCTGTCCATGGCCGCGACCTTCGGCGCCACCGTCCTGATCTTCCAGAAGGGCGCGCTGGGCCTGATCTCCGAACCCAGACCGATCGTGAGCTTCCTGCCGATCATGTTGATCGGCCTCGTCTTCGGCCTGGCCATGGACTATCAGGTCTTCCTGGTCACCCGCATGCGCGAGGAATATGTGCACGGCAAGGACCCCAAAGAGGCCATGATCTCCGGCTATCACCACGGCGCGCGCGTGGTGACCTCGGCCGCGATCATCATGATCTCGGTCTTCGGCTCGTTCCTGCTGGAATCGGACGCGACCGCCAAATCCATGGGTTTCGCCCTGGCCGCGGGCGTACTGTTCGACGCCTTCCTCGTCCGGATGGTGCTCATCCCGTCGCTGCTGGTCCTGATGGGCAGGTCGGCGTGGTGGATTCCGCGCTGGCTCAGCAAGATCGTGCCCGATATCGATGTGGAGGGCGCGCGCCTGCGCGACCTCGAGGTCGACGATCCGGACGAGCCGAAGGACCCGGTCCGCGTGAGCTGA
- a CDS encoding type I polyketide synthase, whose product MGVNAMNSEDDIAIVGIGCRYAGGIDSPESFWDFVINKRDGVTEIPADRWDWRRYYDADRRTPGRMYTKRAAFMTGDPWEFDPDFFGISPREAAAMDPQQRLVLEVVWEALDDAGVAGRSAGSGLGVYIGAFTLDQLAVSVGGPALPHVDMHTAAGASYTMLSNRIAYALNLTGPAVTVDTACSSSLVALHLACQAIASGDCEYALAGGVTVMAQPEPFVSMCKGGFLAADGRSKPFDAAADGYGRGEGAGIVVLKKLADAERDGDRVYAVVKATGSNQDGRTTAITVPNADSQEALAKTVIERSGIPAHEITYVEAHGTGTPVGDPLELRAIGRAYGAATGRQRPVGVGSVKATLGHTEAASGIASVIKSALAITHRTIAPQGWLDTPNPDIPFEELGIRLQTEAEPVGPEVERMTVAVNGFGYGGTNAHAILQEYRSDAESDRAPRHFGVLPLSARTENAVRQLARGVTELIAEGADPGRLAEAAWRRRQHHNHRVGVTFGDDTELVRALVELASGEGRVGRTVAKRTAEPVYVFTGMGPQWWGMARELLTTAGTFADEARRIDAVFTEIAGWSIVEEMLRPEEESKVTSTAIAQPANFLVQVALHAALREYGIEPAVVVGHSVGEVSAAYVTGMLSLRDALLVSYHRARLQATTAGSGGMLAVGLAAEQARELIAGDASVDVAAINSPSAVTLAGDVDRLDEIAEKLTADGVFARRLQVEVPYHSHLMDPILDELRTVLAGLTVAEPRIPLYSTVTGEQVTAADWDAEYWCANVRQPVRFADAISALVSAGNRVFLELGPHPVLGANVREILIGAGETGTSVATLHRKQQDADSLRQTLAGLYAAGVLDIDRLFGETPDATPHIDLPRYPWQRTRLRNELPEFRLLRHGTPDAHPMLGDQHPDEAGTWRVELSLAALPWLADHVVGGTRILPGAGYLDAALSAAAVRTESDQVAVADVRFVAPLVVDEGEAPIVELHVEDSTRRFTIRSRGAAGTIWTVHAMGRLVEGGYAPLTADVPDTEQMVEVDPAEFYAGLAARGLEYGPTFRRATAIRLSPTTVVAQLDGAIGQGERHLAHPAIVDAALQSVAALLAGRGGAQEGAMVPVGVHTVRRLAALPAEVTAVARLREGERPLADIDLLDAERAVVMQIRGMEFGSLTPGRGPLQQMTDMFYEELWEQREPVDTAELPGDDGLYTLVLGYGENIDSRIERVRDAVASGSAGSAVVILDPSDTELEPQLAQRLRDIAGTDGVRRLHVCVVPGHSPDGDVAALWMLRRIAVTLDGHLEERVTDHEIEIPLTGDGSVHATVVAAHAYALPADATPPDPSQAAIAGARRVLLNEQSRLRWRLVDIDAETTVADLSAELAIPGGFQYDQVDEAVLRNGQRWTTVVTRTLPDRLDILDTAEPLTDPEANFELELPRSRSFARLGWRRCDRRAPGAGEVEVRMRAVGLNYKDALKVIGVLGERELSETFFGMVPGMEGGGEVVRVGPGVTDYAPGDPVSLTSKGMVARYHTTTTDALTHVRPDTDAARCSSVTAFTTAEYSLLELARIRAGDTVLVHGAAGGVGSAAVQIAKLHGATVIGTASTEQRRAQVLAEGADHAIGSRTLDFVDQVLAWTGGRGVDVIISTAPGEILRQNFTVIAEFGRIVEIGKADIYTGGVLDLSVFDKNISYFSFDLDRMLRRRRDEVMELGRKVNARFDDGTYRPLPFQKYGTAEVGRAFEEVARSTRPVRVALDLTEEQPMVRPQLPEIEIDPAAQYLITGGFGAFGLAVGRWLAGHGARRLTLLGRGGATTDAAIAQLAAWSAQGIEVTVERVDITDAEAVAAVVARAHRPEHPLRGVFHTAGAIDDKRITVMDEQSLAKVFRAKADGARALVAGIRAAGVRLDQFVLWSSGSAMFGGVGQYAYTAANIALQAIGDSVLREGGSALVVGWGHMSGGGMADDEHIARYLRNTGFDSITMDEGTEYLEQALRLGVTQASIIPVDWAKVNATAPFFAQTGRTRTLIAAAAQDDSAAARLRVQLAELDESKRNEVVAFMLAEQLAEVMGVAVDSIDLTVPVPELGLDSLMAVEFGALVTKSLGVELMSMKMGRSFSLEQAGARVAEAIVQGAGKSAA is encoded by the coding sequence GTGGGTGTGAATGCAATGAACAGCGAAGACGATATCGCGATCGTCGGAATCGGATGCCGGTACGCCGGTGGGATCGATTCACCGGAGTCGTTCTGGGACTTCGTGATCAACAAACGCGACGGCGTCACCGAGATTCCGGCGGACCGCTGGGACTGGCGGCGCTACTACGATGCCGACCGGCGCACGCCCGGCCGGATGTACACCAAGCGGGCCGCCTTCATGACCGGCGATCCGTGGGAGTTCGACCCGGACTTCTTCGGCATCTCCCCGCGCGAGGCCGCGGCGATGGACCCGCAGCAGCGGCTGGTGCTGGAAGTGGTGTGGGAGGCGCTCGACGACGCGGGTGTGGCCGGTCGGAGCGCCGGTTCCGGCCTCGGGGTCTACATCGGCGCCTTCACCCTCGACCAGCTGGCGGTATCGGTCGGCGGACCGGCGCTGCCACATGTCGACATGCACACCGCCGCCGGCGCCTCCTACACGATGCTGTCGAATCGAATCGCCTACGCGCTCAACCTGACCGGCCCCGCGGTGACGGTCGACACCGCGTGCTCGTCCTCGCTGGTCGCCCTGCATCTGGCCTGCCAGGCCATCGCGAGCGGGGACTGCGAATACGCCCTCGCCGGTGGTGTGACCGTGATGGCGCAGCCGGAACCGTTCGTATCCATGTGCAAGGGCGGATTCCTGGCCGCCGACGGCCGCAGCAAACCGTTCGACGCCGCGGCCGACGGCTACGGCCGCGGTGAGGGCGCGGGCATCGTGGTGCTGAAGAAGCTGGCCGACGCCGAACGCGACGGCGATCGGGTGTACGCCGTGGTCAAGGCCACCGGATCGAATCAGGACGGTCGCACCACGGCCATCACCGTCCCCAATGCGGACTCTCAGGAAGCGCTGGCCAAGACCGTGATCGAGCGCTCCGGAATCCCGGCGCACGAGATCACGTACGTGGAGGCGCACGGCACCGGCACCCCGGTGGGTGATCCGCTCGAGCTGCGTGCGATCGGCCGGGCCTACGGCGCCGCGACCGGTCGACAGCGTCCGGTCGGCGTCGGATCGGTCAAGGCGACGCTGGGACATACCGAGGCCGCCTCCGGTATCGCGAGTGTCATCAAGTCGGCACTGGCCATCACCCATCGCACCATCGCCCCGCAGGGCTGGCTGGACACCCCCAATCCCGATATCCCGTTCGAGGAACTGGGCATCCGCCTGCAGACCGAGGCCGAGCCGGTGGGCCCCGAGGTGGAGCGAATGACCGTGGCTGTCAACGGTTTCGGGTACGGCGGCACCAACGCGCACGCGATTCTGCAGGAGTACCGCAGCGACGCCGAATCCGACCGGGCGCCCAGGCATTTCGGAGTTCTCCCGCTGTCCGCGCGCACCGAAAACGCCGTGCGCCAACTGGCCCGCGGGGTCACCGAGCTGATCGCCGAGGGCGCCGATCCCGGCCGGCTCGCCGAGGCCGCGTGGCGCCGCCGTCAGCATCACAACCACCGCGTCGGGGTGACCTTCGGCGACGACACCGAACTGGTCCGGGCCCTGGTGGAACTGGCGAGCGGGGAGGGGCGCGTCGGCCGCACCGTCGCCAAGCGCACCGCCGAACCGGTCTACGTGTTCACCGGCATGGGCCCGCAGTGGTGGGGTATGGCGCGTGAACTGCTCACCACCGCAGGCACTTTCGCCGACGAGGCGCGACGCATCGACGCGGTGTTCACCGAGATCGCGGGCTGGTCCATCGTCGAGGAGATGCTGCGGCCGGAGGAGGAATCGAAGGTCACCTCGACCGCGATCGCGCAACCGGCGAACTTCCTGGTCCAGGTCGCATTGCACGCGGCCCTGCGGGAGTACGGGATCGAGCCCGCGGTGGTGGTCGGTCACAGCGTCGGCGAGGTGTCGGCGGCCTATGTGACGGGGATGCTGTCGCTGCGGGACGCGCTGCTGGTGAGCTACCACCGGGCCCGGTTACAGGCCACGACGGCCGGATCGGGCGGAATGCTCGCGGTCGGCCTGGCCGCCGAACAGGCCCGCGAGCTCATCGCCGGGGACGCCTCGGTCGATGTCGCCGCGATCAACTCACCCTCGGCGGTCACCCTGGCCGGTGATGTCGACCGGCTCGACGAGATCGCCGAAAAGCTCACCGCGGACGGTGTTTTCGCGCGCCGACTGCAGGTCGAGGTGCCGTATCACAGCCATCTCATGGACCCGATCCTGGACGAACTGCGCACGGTCCTGGCCGGGCTCACCGTCGCGGAACCACGAATTCCGTTGTACTCCACGGTGACCGGCGAACAGGTCACCGCCGCCGACTGGGATGCCGAGTACTGGTGCGCGAACGTGCGGCAGCCGGTGCGATTCGCCGATGCGATCAGCGCGCTGGTGAGTGCGGGCAACCGGGTGTTCCTCGAACTCGGACCGCATCCCGTGCTGGGCGCCAATGTCCGCGAAATCCTCATCGGCGCGGGCGAAACCGGCACCAGCGTGGCCACGCTGCACCGCAAGCAGCAGGACGCCGACAGCCTGCGGCAGACCCTGGCCGGGTTGTACGCCGCCGGAGTGCTCGACATCGACCGGCTGTTCGGCGAGACACCGGACGCCACACCGCATATCGACCTGCCGCGCTATCCGTGGCAGCGCACCCGGCTGCGCAACGAACTCCCCGAATTCCGGCTGCTGCGCCACGGCACCCCCGACGCGCATCCGATGCTCGGCGATCAGCACCCCGACGAGGCCGGAACCTGGCGGGTGGAGCTGTCGCTCGCCGCACTGCCGTGGCTGGCCGACCACGTGGTGGGCGGAACCCGGATCCTGCCTGGTGCGGGATATCTGGACGCCGCGCTGAGCGCCGCCGCGGTGCGCACCGAATCGGACCAGGTGGCGGTGGCGGACGTGCGGTTCGTCGCACCGCTGGTCGTCGACGAGGGCGAGGCGCCGATCGTCGAACTCCACGTGGAGGATTCGACCCGCCGGTTCACCATCCGTTCGCGCGGTGCGGCCGGAACCATCTGGACCGTGCACGCGATGGGCCGTCTCGTCGAGGGTGGCTACGCGCCCCTCACCGCCGATGTGCCCGATACCGAGCAGATGGTCGAGGTCGATCCCGCCGAGTTCTACGCCGGATTGGCCGCGCGCGGACTGGAATACGGGCCGACCTTCCGGCGCGCCACCGCGATCCGCCTGTCGCCGACCACCGTGGTCGCCCAACTCGACGGCGCCATCGGCCAAGGCGAGCGGCATCTCGCACACCCCGCGATCGTCGATGCCGCGCTGCAGAGTGTGGCCGCCCTGCTCGCCGGTCGCGGTGGCGCGCAAGAGGGTGCGATGGTGCCCGTCGGCGTGCATACCGTGCGTCGTCTCGCGGCGCTCCCGGCCGAGGTCACCGCGGTGGCGCGGTTGCGAGAGGGGGAGCGGCCGCTCGCCGACATCGATCTGCTGGACGCCGAACGCGCGGTCGTGATGCAGATCCGGGGCATGGAGTTCGGCTCGCTGACTCCGGGGCGCGGACCGCTGCAGCAGATGACGGACATGTTCTACGAGGAGCTGTGGGAGCAGCGCGAGCCGGTCGACACCGCCGAACTGCCGGGTGACGACGGGCTCTACACCCTGGTCCTCGGCTACGGCGAGAATATCGACTCGCGGATCGAGCGCGTCCGCGACGCCGTCGCCTCGGGGTCCGCGGGTTCGGCCGTCGTGATTCTCGACCCGTCCGATACCGAGCTGGAACCTCAACTGGCACAACGGCTCCGGGACATCGCGGGCACCGATGGTGTGCGGCGGCTGCATGTGTGCGTCGTTCCGGGACACAGCCCGGACGGTGATGTCGCGGCGCTGTGGATGCTGCGCCGGATCGCGGTCACACTCGACGGTCACCTCGAGGAGCGGGTCACCGATCACGAGATCGAAATCCCGCTGACCGGCGACGGTTCCGTGCACGCGACCGTCGTCGCCGCGCACGCGTACGCCCTGCCTGCCGACGCGACGCCGCCGGACCCGAGTCAGGCGGCCATCGCGGGCGCCCGGCGCGTGCTGCTCAACGAGCAGTCCCGGCTGCGGTGGCGGCTGGTGGACATCGACGCCGAGACCACGGTCGCGGACCTGTCCGCCGAACTGGCGATCCCAGGCGGATTCCAGTACGACCAGGTCGACGAGGCCGTCCTGCGCAACGGACAGCGCTGGACCACGGTCGTGACCCGGACCCTGCCCGACCGGCTCGACATCCTGGACACCGCCGAACCGCTCACCGATCCGGAGGCCAATTTCGAACTGGAGCTGCCGCGTTCGCGCAGTTTCGCGCGGCTGGGCTGGCGGCGTTGTGATCGGCGCGCGCCCGGTGCGGGGGAGGTCGAGGTGCGGATGCGCGCGGTCGGTCTCAACTACAAGGACGCGCTCAAGGTGATCGGCGTCCTCGGCGAACGCGAGCTGTCGGAGACCTTCTTCGGCATGGTGCCCGGTATGGAAGGCGGCGGCGAGGTGGTCCGGGTCGGTCCCGGCGTCACCGACTACGCACCCGGCGATCCGGTGAGCCTCACCTCCAAGGGGATGGTCGCCCGCTATCACACGACCACCACCGACGCGCTCACCCACGTGCGGCCCGACACCGACGCCGCCCGCTGCAGCAGCGTCACCGCGTTCACCACCGCCGAGTACTCACTGCTCGAACTGGCGCGGATCCGGGCCGGTGACACGGTGCTGGTGCACGGCGCGGCCGGTGGCGTCGGCAGTGCGGCGGTGCAGATCGCGAAGCTGCACGGCGCCACCGTGATCGGCACGGCCAGCACCGAACAGCGGCGCGCTCAGGTCCTGGCCGAGGGCGCCGATCACGCAATCGGATCGCGAACGCTCGACTTCGTCGACCAGGTGCTCGCCTGGACCGGCGGTCGCGGTGTCGACGTGATCATCAGTACCGCGCCCGGTGAGATCCTGCGCCAGAACTTCACGGTGATCGCCGAATTCGGCCGCATCGTGGAGATCGGGAAGGCCGACATCTACACCGGCGGCGTGCTGGATCTGTCGGTGTTCGACAAGAACATCTCGTACTTCTCCTTCGATCTGGACCGGATGCTGCGGCGGCGTCGCGACGAGGTGATGGAGCTGGGCCGCAAGGTGAATGCCCGCTTCGACGACGGCACCTACCGGCCGCTGCCGTTCCAGAAGTACGGCACCGCGGAGGTCGGCCGGGCCTTCGAGGAAGTCGCGCGTTCCACCCGGCCGGTCCGGGTGGCACTGGATCTGACCGAGGAACAGCCGATGGTCCGGCCGCAACTGCCGGAGATCGAGATCGATCCGGCGGCGCAGTACCTGATCACCGGCGGTTTCGGCGCATTCGGCCTGGCCGTCGGGCGCTGGCTGGCCGGGCACGGCGCCCGCCGCCTGACCCTGCTCGGGCGCGGCGGCGCCACCACCGACGCCGCGATCGCACAGCTCGCGGCCTGGTCGGCCCAGGGCATCGAGGTCACCGTCGAACGGGTCGACATCACCGATGCCGAGGCCGTCGCCGCGGTCGTCGCCCGCGCGCACCGGCCCGAACATCCGCTGCGCGGCGTGTTCCACACCGCGGGCGCGATCGACGACAAGCGCATCACCGTCATGGACGAGCAGAGTCTGGCGAAGGTGTTCCGGGCCAAGGCCGATGGGGCGCGGGCGCTGGTCGCCGGTATCCGGGCCGCCGGGGTGCGGCTGGACCAGTTCGTCCTGTGGTCCTCCGGTAGCGCGATGTTCGGTGGTGTCGGCCAGTACGCCTACACCGCCGCCAATATCGCATTGCAGGCCATCGGCGATTCGGTCCTGCGCGAAGGTGGTTCGGCGCTGGTCGTCGGCTGGGGGCACATGTCCGGCGGCGGTATGGCCGATGACGAGCACATCGCGCGCTATCTGCGCAACACCGGCTTCGATTCGATCACGATGGACGAGGGCACCGAATATCTGGAGCAGGCACTGCGATTGGGTGTCACCCAGGCCTCGATCATTCCGGTCGACTGGGCCAAGGTGAACGCCACCGCGCCGTTCTTCGCCCAGACCGGTCGTACCCGGACGCTCATAGCCGCTGCCGCACAGGATGATTCGGCCGCCGCGCGGCTGCGGGTCCAGCTCGCCGAACTCGACGAGTCCAAGCGCAACGAAGTGGTCGCCTTCATGCTGGCCGAGCAGTTGGCCGAGGTCATGGGCGTCGCCGTGGACTCGATCGACCTGACCGTCCCGGTACCCGAACTCGGATTGGATTCGCTGATGGCGGTGGAATTCGGTGCCCTGGTGACGAAATCGCTGGGCGTGGAATTGATGTCGATGAAGATGGGGCGCTCGTTCAGCCTCGAGCAGGCGGGTGCGCGTGTCGCCGAGGCGATCGTGCAGGGCGCCGGAAAGAGTGCGGCATGA